AATATTAGCTTGTGTTTGTAAAGATCAATCCTTCTACTTGCGGTACGTTTGACAAAACTGAATGATTAAGCGCGGAATGCTTCATTATCAGAATGGTTTAAAGGTTTTGAACGAAGTTGATTCTGAATGACAATAACTTTACATCTTTATTATTCTCTTGTCGTTTATAAATTTATCGTCTGTTATTAATCATGTTATTGATTGTTGCAGACACTTAATTGGGTTCTTCCTGTTCCTGACACTAACAATTTATAGCGCGAACATGATCCCAAGTGTAGATCTACGTACCTTAAAAAATTTGCCAGATGTATTGAGAAGAACAGATCTTCATAAACTTCGTGAAGATATTTTGACTTGTATTCCTTCTATGCCTAATATGGCTGATTTGCACAAGATTCATTCAGACATAAAGACTTCGTTTCATTCATCAGCTGATTTGTTGCCATCAATGTCGAATTGGCATATTGTCGAACTCCTTTGTAATTGTTTGCCCGAACGATTCTCCCATACCAACCATACGGATGTTTGTGTTCTGGTAACGTCTATCATCTGTTACTTTTTGGTTACTTATGTTATGAGAATTATTTTAAACGAGCAGGAAGGGCCTGCGCTTTGCTGCGGGAAGGGCTATACTCTTTTCTTGAAACCAATAAAAAATTAATTttccaaaaaaatgaaaaaagaaaTTATGACATCAGCAAAATGACACGAATACCTCTGCTGATGAACAGTAAAATGAGGGCATTTTGATAATCAAACAATGGCAACAATTAGTATACTGTGAGTAAGAGGTTGATGAATAGTAAAATGGGGGCATTTTGGTAACTAAACAATGGGAATAATTAGTATAAGGGATATGATTCGTACACTATCAAATTTTATCCATACCCCACCAAAACAGCTTTAGAGAGTTGTAATGTACAACATTATAATGAATGTTTGGTGGTATATGAATAATTTTAGTGATGTACGGATCAACACCCATAATATAATGTGAATACCTCTGTATAATGTGAATACCTCTGTTGATGAACAGTAAAATGGTGGCATTTTGGTAATTAAACAATGGCAACGATTAGTATAGTATAGAAATAGAAATGACAATCAAGAACCTAATTTCTTCAACTCCTTTTCAGCGAAGTATGAAGGAGGACGTTGCGAACTTAATAGCACCATTAATGATACGACCAATCACACGATGGCCATTCTTCGCGTTCTTGGGTGGGGCCATGTTTTGTCTTTTATCAAGCAGCGCATGCCACTTGCTATGTTGTCACTCCAAACAATTATCATACATCATGTTACGGCTCGATTACGCGGGCATTGCGGCATTAATATCCACCTCGTTCTACCCCGTTGTATACTACTCCTTCATGTGCCACCCGTTCTTCTGTAATCTTTATTTAGGGTTCATAACCCTACTTGGAATCGCAACGGTCATGGTCTCTCTGTTTCCGATTTTTGATCGGCCCGAGTATCGACACATTCGGGCCGGGCTTTTTTCCGGGATGGGATTATCGGGTGTAGCCCCGATTTTACATAAGTTAATTCTATTTTGGAATCAACCGGAAGCTGTACATACAACGGGGTACGAGATCTTGATGGGTACGTTTTATGGGTTGGGTAGTTTGATTTATGCGACGAGGATACCGGAAAGATGGATGCCCGGAAAATTTGATATTGCGGGCCATAGTCATAATCTGTTTCATGTGTTGGTGGTGGCTGGAGCTTATTCGCATTATCGGGCCGGGTTGGTGTATCTAAAATGGAGGGATATTGAAGGTTGTTGATAGTGATTTGATACAAAGAGTTGGAATAAATATGTATGCTTGTGTGTTAAATTGTATAGTTTAGAAGGTTTACAGGAGGAATAAAATGCAAGTTCTATGAATGTTGAAAAGACTGATATTGCACAATTGTAATATCCTCGTATAATTAGAAAGAAACTCTTGTAGTCTTGTTGACTGTTTATTTATGTTGATGGTAATTAGTGATTTATAATTTTAGTTAGTACTTTTTTTGTTAGACCACTTATGTCGGCTACCGCCCTCACTATGTTTTCACAAATTCCAAGAGGTCACAAGTTCGTGACGCATTTCGCGCTGAGAAGTGTGAAAATGAGAACAACCGTTCTCATTTCTTGCATTATCCTATTCGTACATTTTGCTTTATTACTTGTATTTTTGTTTATTTAAGTATTATAGTGGATCCGAATTATTGTAATAAGGGTGTTATTTGATATCCAAGTAAGTCCTGATGTGGTAGTAGTCAGTTTGAAAGTTTAGTGATAGATATCATTGGTGTTAGTCTCTTAGACAGTTGAATCCGTCTTTTGTTGGCTAAATGTATAATTTCCATAGCGTGGTTGTAAATATGGTTCTCTGTTATTGGTATAATATGATTAATATCCAAAGTTAGGTTGTAAAAATGGTTATACATTATTCGATAATCGATATTGATATTGATGTAGAAAAGTGATAagattgggagagttttcgtgtgtgTTTTGTACTTTTGTGTAGAGTATGAGAGAAAAATATGGTGTTTGGTTATTGAGATTTATAACTTAAAAGTCGTCAATGTTAAGGTTATTGTTAGTGGAAAATACTAAAGCTTACTCATGTAGATCCGGGTTTAAAAATCAAACATTTGTTTTCTTCTAAATGTCTAGTTATACAAGACATGATTTGGCATAAAGTTAGGTAACGACTAAAGATTAGATAACGAAAAATCGTTAATTTGggggaatttgaatgaaaataccaACCCAATCACATGGTATTAAGTTAGACGACTACAAACACCTTTTACTAAAATACTCTtattcattagtattagtattatttccaTTTCTGCAGTTTATGATCCTATCTCAACTTTCCCTTACCCCTCCTACCTCCTTTTTTTCATTTCATATGCGGGTCCCTTTCTATCAAAGGAATCATTTTCTTCTCGACCTAACGACCGAACTAGCGGATGAGAGGCTTTACCTAGTGAACTTTTTTTTAAAACAGCAAGATTGGAGTCACTGACGAGGACCACCTAAGGAGTTCCCACCACCCGATCATATCTTTCCGCTTGTAAAAGATGTTTCACCGAACAACTGTCATATGACGGGCTTTGCATGTAGTCACCATGGGAAGGAACAACTGCCATAGGACAAGCTCAGACAGAGATGCCTCCAGAGGACTCTATAACCAACTGCAGAGCAAATTGCATTATGAAATCCCAAAGtgagactcgaactcgagacctcgcgAACACCCAGAAGGATGGTAACCACTGGAGATGGTTGCCTTACCTAGTGAACTAGGTTCCTTACCAGTTTATAACCAACTCATAATCAACCTCAAGAGGTAGCCTAGTGTAGGAACTTGAAAAATCTCTAGTGAAAACTCAAGATGAATTACACTTGGattcttgcctttaaaaaaaaaaaaaaattaataactaacCCATTATTAAATACTACCTATCATAACTAAAACACAGCTACAAATACACCCCAAAAAATATAAATGTACACTCACAAAAAGCTTTCAAAGAAGAGAGATGATCGTGAGACTCCTCACGAACATGATCTGGCGGATGAATTTCACTAGGGGATGCCTAACATGTGAAAAAATTGGCGGCTTCAAAATGGATTTCACGGAGGGTTAATGGTAATATAGTGAGCGATCTTGTAAAACAAATATAGATATAGAAATACTAAAAGAAAGCTAAAGAGTTGCTAAATGGGTGCTCTAACCAACTGAGCTACCTTACATTTTCACTATTCTAGCATCTTGGATCAAATTGGCACATCAAGTTAGCCACTTGACTTCACAAAAATCATGCATCATCTATATTACTTTAAACCCTATAGACTTTATACTAATATAACGTGTCCTAGGTCATGGCAAACATGAAAATTGCCAAAACAAACAGCCATCTCCATGCTTTAGAAGATCGTCTCATTCATATTTATATCAATTTGAACATCGCCTACTGGTATAAGAAAACAAAGAAATGAACACCGAAATTTCACACCAAACGCAATTCACTATCAAAATTTGCAAGACTGCAGTACATAAATTACCTTTTTTATCAGTCTAATTATCCCAAAAATTGCGTAGCTGTGACATATGCAAAAGAAGATCATCCCTGCCCAATCCTGTGGCACTGCTAGTCATTATCCATGGAGGATGAACTTTGTAATTCTCTTTAATCAAATCTTGAAAATTTTTGATATTCTCGTCTGGCCGTTTTCCTTTGGTGTTCTTCATTTTATCGCATTTTGTGAAAACAATAGTCATTGGAATCTGATACATAAAGCAAAAAACATATGATCAATCAGATGGTTATGTGACATAAAGAATGAGAGTTTGGAGCATGTGTGAATCGTACGTTATTTCGTCCAAGCCAATTAGCACAGTCAAGGTCAATCTTCTGAGGTGGGACACTTGCGTCAACGAGAAGTAAAACGCTTACCAAAGATTCTCGATTTAGAAAATAACCTTTGGTGAATACGGACCAATCCATCCGTGTAGCTTCCGGTGCGTTAGCAAATCTGCACAACCAACAAATATAAACCTCACAAACTAAGGGGTTGTTTACTTTTTTCTGTATTAAGTCTTGTTTCCATTTGTCTCTTAAAAGGGGTGTCTGATTCTGTGTCACCTAGAAACAAACAAATTTCAGATTAAGAACAAGCTCTAATACATTTTTTTGGAGGTTAACTATGGCGTGATGACTTGCAAACTATGACACATAAAAACGATAACTTGATACATTTTTTCACAAACTAAGAGTAGCCATGACTAATATGTATTAAAGATGCATAGCATAATACTGGCAGAACATTAATAATAGAGTTAGAGGTTAACAGCTTACCCATAACCAGGCAGATCAACAAGGTACCAACTTTTATTCACCAAGAAATGATTAATGAGCTGAGTCTTCCCTAAAACAAATTCCAACATTTTTACAGTCAGTTAAACCTTATTAACAATTGTTGGATATTATTAAAAACAAATTACAACATTTTACAGTCAGCTACACCTAATCAATTGTCAGTTAAACTTTAATTAACAGTTACACCTTGAGTTCTAATTTTATTTATATtcctaattaataataaaaatcaaaacTGAATGAAATGGAGTTAAAGCAATACCTGGTTTTTTAGAGGTGAGAGCAACTTCTTTCTTACGAACTAATGAATTAATTAAAGAAGACTTGCCAACATTGGATCGACCCAGCATAGCAAATTCGGGTCGGTCATCTTTGGGGCAATCTTTGGGTCGGATACTACTTCCAATAAATTCTACTTGTTTGACTTTGGCATCACCAGCGTAAGGTCCTAAAACGATGTTGGAAAAAGGTAAGATCATGTCATCAGTGACCTGTTCCGGGTCGGTTCCGGGTGGGAAAAAGAGGACGGGTCGGACCGATTTGGCGGTATCGGAGAGTATGATTTTAGGGGTTTTAGTGGCGGAAACATGGTGGGAGATTGAAGTTGTGAAAGAGAGTAGAGATGATGAAGAATAGGatggtggtgttggtggtggtaGGAGTGATGTGAAGTGACGAGTGAATAGCCGAATTCTCGCCGGCATTAACATCGTCgttttgtttgtaaaatgtaaTGTAATTGTATGTTTGACAAAACCCCTGAAAATTTTGGATAAACTTGGGTATGTTTGACAAGTAGCTTATTGGAATTTAAGGAAGCTTATggaagcttgagcttatgattttaataaactccaactcataagcttcgtttggtagacaaaaaaagtagagtttatgaaaatcataagctctgaaaaaaataagctacttgtagtagcttatgaactgaaaaataagctccagctagtttaacaaacatttataaaaaataataagcttcagctaccagcttcaaaaataagctccagctccagctccagctcctaagctccagctccagctataagctccagctactttcgtccaaacacacccttCATCAGATTGTtccttttttaattttaattttaattttttttttagcgAAAAGGAGCCATGTATTAATTAAAAATCATCAAAGTGATGATCTAAACCCATGGGTTACAGTACATGAATATGAAGTTGAAATTGACAATACATGAAACAAAAGACCACAAAACATTGCAAGACATTAGAATAAAATGCCTAGTCGTTCCGAAACAACATCTTCGAGTTTGCATCCAATATAAAGGCTTAACGTCCAAAGCATAACTTGGAAGACGAACCCCACATAATGACTTTCATCTTGACTTTCCGAACCAAACTAGACCAACAAGTGAAACGTGAGTAGATAATCGCTTCATTCCTAGCCGTACAAATTGCCCATAAAGTGGCCGGACCGATTAACTTCCAAAATTTTGAATCATTAAAGACCGTTCCGGAAAACCAATCGAATGAAAACTGGAACAGCATTTCCGGGATCACCCATCCAATTATCCACCATTTGAAAAGTATCGACAAAATTTTAAATGCCCATAAAACAATGCATAAGTAAATGGGTTGGAGTTTTGtcatactcttgacaccatacacgcAAAGACAATTGCCCGGTTGAGAGAATATGTTGATACCGAAGAACTTGTCTAACCTAAATACACCTTTGCAAAGCTAACAAAAGGAAAATAAAAAACTTCGATGAATTGCGATTGCTCCATAAATATTTAACCTATGATGCTAGATCGAAAACAAAAGAACACGCACACCTTCAGTTACAGAGTAATCGCTATTGGTACCCGGCACCTTTATGACTTTTTCGACCAGCGAACATGAAACAGTAACAGAAGATAGCAACACAAATAACTGAGAGCCTTCATAACACTCATATTGTGGTATTGGGAAACAAACGTGGAAGCCCCAAACCACTTGTGGCTCATAAACAGAGGATAAGGAGTAACATTCGAAAacctttgtgacgacccggaaattttcggccaaatttaaacttaatctttatatgatttcgacacgataagcaaagtctgtaatgttgagtctcaaaaatttctgaacggtttcatatattcaattgacctccgaccattcctgacgattcacgaacaactatttgtgagtagatatgtatataaatataaataaatataaatgttattaatcgttgtatgaaattattattataaataaatatgtaaaataatatacaacttaattgttagaaataagtatgaaaaatgatgtaattaataataaaatgtattgttaaaataaaactatatacataaagtatattgaatatatatttattcagtttcgaattcatttagtaaaatggatattacacaagttaaactcaaacttatatgattttaaaataatcggtgatcctaaaatgagatctataaattttaggcttactaaaaatgtat
This window of the Rutidosis leptorrhynchoides isolate AG116_Rl617_1_P2 chromosome 7, CSIRO_AGI_Rlap_v1, whole genome shotgun sequence genome carries:
- the LOC139859412 gene encoding GTP-binding protein At2g22870, with protein sequence MVRMPVMMGDEVLKVMMKKDGDRLFVLLSSVTVSCSLVEKVIKVPGTNSDYSVTEGVRQVLRYQHILSTGQLSLRVWCQEGFVKHTITLHFTNKTTMLMPARIRLFTRHFTSLLPPPTPPSYSSSSLLSFTTSISHHVSATKTPKIILSDTAKSVRPVLFFPPGTDPEQVTDDMILPFSNIVLGPYAGDAKVKQVEFIGSSIRPKDCPKDDRPEFAMLGRSNVGKSSLINSLVRKKEVALTSKKPGKTQLINHFLVNKSWYLVDLPGYGFANAPEATRMDWSVFTKGYFLNRESLVSVLLLVDASVPPQKIDLDCANWLGRNNIPMTIVFTKCDKMKNTKGKRPDENIKNFQDLIKENYKVHPPWIMTSSATGLGRDDLLLHMSQLRNFWDN
- the LOC139857393 gene encoding heptahelical transmembrane protein 4-like, which translates into the protein MGKRVVGVELNDNNSNQRGDGSLTKEDGKGKKLWKKVKYQLVEYHSLPAYMKDNEFILGHYRAEWPLKQIFLSIFTLHNETLNVWTHLIGFFLFLTLTIYSANMIPSVDLRTLKNLPDVLRRTDLHKLREDILTCIPSMPNMADLHKIHSDIKTSFHSSADLLPSMSNWHIVELLCNCLPERFSHTNHTDVCVLRSMKEDVANLIAPLMIRPITRWPFFAFLGGAMFCLLSSSACHLLCCHSKQLSYIMLRLDYAGIAALISTSFYPVVYYSFMCHPFFCNLYLGFITLLGIATVMVSLFPIFDRPEYRHIRAGLFSGMGLSGVAPILHKLILFWNQPEAVHTTGYEILMGTFYGLGSLIYATRIPERWMPGKFDIAGHSHNLFHVLVVAGAYSHYRAGLVYLKWRDIEGC